The Methanobrevibacter wolinii SH sequence TCTAAAGAACCAGATAAAGAACACCCACTTGGATATGGAAGAATTGAATATTTAAGTGCTATGATTGTAGCAGCAATTGTATTATATGCAGGTATTACATCTATTGTAGAGTCTATAAAAAAAATAATTACACCAACACCAGCAGATTATAGTACATTAACTCTTGTAATTATTGCTGTTGCTATTTTAGTAAAACTCGTACTTGGTGCATATGTAAAACATAGAGGAGAAACTGCAAAATCTGGAGCACTTATAGCATCTGGAGCAGATGCTACATTTGATGCAGTATTATCATTATCAGTACTTTTATCAGCATTTATTTACATATATACAGGTATTTCATTAGAGGCATATATAGGTGTACTTATTTCACTTGTAATTATTAAAGCAGGTATTGAAATGATTATTGATACCTTAAATGATATTCTTGGAAAACGTGCAGATCCAGAGACTGCAATTAAAATTAAGAAATTAATAACAGGAGAACCTGAAGTTAGAGGGGCTTATGATTTATTTATAAATAATTATGGACCTGATAAAAATTATGCTTCAGTTCATATTGAACTACCTGATACAATGACTGTTGAAGAAGTAGATATATTAACTCGTAGATTACAAAGAAAATTATTAAACAAAATGGGAGTTATCCTTACAGGTGTGGGCGTTTACTCATATAATACTCAGAATGATGAAATAGGAAATATACGTAATAATATAATGGAAAAAGTAATGAACCATAATTGGGCACTACAAGTTCATGGATTCTTTGTAAATCTTGATAAAAAAGAAATACGCTTTGATGTTGTTATGAGTTTTGATATTGATCATAAAGAAGGTATTGAAATACTTAAAAAAGAAGTCAAAGAACTTTATCCAAATTATCATATTGATATTGTATCGGATATTGATTTAACAGAATAAATTAGAATTTAAACCGATTTGTTGAATTCCTATTTTTTATAAAAATTTAAACTATAATTAATGTTTGAAAATCAATTTTAAGAAAATTTATTCAAAAGATTTTGAGGATTTCAACAAAGCATTTAAACCTTTAATAGTTTTTTAAATATTACAAAACTCTTCCAAATTTATAATTTTAAAGTTTAATCTTAAAATTATATTTTTTTTAAATTTAATATATATTCTTAAATCGTATATTAATGAAAAATTAAAACTGTATTCTCATTTTTTAAATAATTATATTATTTTTATGATTCTATTAAAAACTATTTTTTATAAAAATTCAAGCTTAGTTAATACTTGAAAACAATTTTTAAGAAAGTTTATTATAAAACTTTTGAGGATTTCAACAAAGTCATTTTTATTACAAACCTTTATATATAATAACTTTTAAATTATGTATTATACTGACCAGTCAGTCATTATATTTTTTAAATTAATTTTAAAATAATTAATTTAAAAAGTGTTTATATGAATGATAAAGAAATTAAAATTCTTGAAACAGTCATGAAACTTTTAAAAAAAAGATTATAGTACAATTACAACTGTAAAGATTTTAAATTCACAAATATATATTTAACAAAAAATTAAAATTATAAATTTTATTTTAAATAAATTTATGAATTTTTAAAAATAAATAGATATAAAATAAAATTTTTATATACATTATAAAATTAATTGAATTTGTATTTTTTTATAAAATTTTTAATATTTTAAAATTTATTATGGTGATAATATGGGTAAAAAATTAGAATTAACAAGTGAATGGGATAAAGTATTTCCAAAAAGTGATAAGGTAAATCATAAAAAGGTTACATTTACAAATAGATTTGGTATAACTTTAGCTGCAGATTTATATGAACCTAAGAATTATGAAGGTAAATTAGCAGCTATTGCAATATCTGGACCCTTTGGTGCTGTTAAAGAACAATCTTCTGGTTTATATGCTCAAATATTAGCTGAAAGAGGATTTTTAACCATTGCTTTTGATCCATCATTTACTGGAGAAAGTGGAGGTAATCCACGTTATGTAGCATCTATTGATATTAATACTGAAGATTTCCAAGCAGCTGTAGATTTCTTATCTGTTCAAGATAATGTAGATTCTGAAAGAATTGGAATTTTAGGAATTTGTGGTTGGGGTGGAATGGCTCTTAATGCAGCAGCTATTGATACTAGAATTAAAGCTACTGTTACATCAACAATGTATGATATGCCTAGAGTAACAGCTTATGGTTACTTTGATTCTGTTGATGAAAATGGAAGATATGAAATGAAAAAGGAGTTAAATAATCAAAGAACTGAAGATTTTAAAAATGGTACTTATAAAAGAGCAGGTGGAGTTGTAGATCCTGTACCTGAAGATGCACCTCTTTTTGTAAAACAATATCATGATTATTATAAAACTGAACGTGGTTATCATAAACGTTCATTAAATTCTAATGATGGTTGGAATATTACTTCTTCATTATCATTAATCAACACTCCAATATTAAGATTCGGATCTGAAATTAAAAGTCCAATTTTAATGATACATGGTGAAGAGGCACATTCATGTTACTTTAGTAAAGATTGTTTTGAAAAATTATCTGGAGACAATAAAGAATTATATATTATTCCAGGTGCTGTACATGTAGATTTATATGATAATCTAGATGTCATTCCATTTGATAAGATTGAAAAATTTTATATAGATAATTTATAAATATTTTTTATTAATTTTTTTATCTCCTTTTAATTTTTATTAAAACCTAATTTTCTATTTTATTTAAATTTTTAATTATTTATTTTTAAGTTTTTAATTTTCCAATAAATATATTATTTACAAATTAAATTACCTCAATATTTTTTTATTCTTCAATATATAAAAGTGGAAAATAGAAATTCATAAGAAATATAACTATTTTTAAATATAATGGAAAGAATAATGTAATGATAAGTGAAAATAAGATAATAAAAAATAGTATATATAAATAATAAAAAAATGAATTATCTAATTTAAAAAAAGAAAATAAAAAATTTAACAAAAGATTAAATATAAATATTCTAAACTATTCAAAATTATTAATTGAAATGAATATAAGATATAAATCCTTTTATTCATTGAATTAAACTTTTAATCCATGCTCTTTTTCCCATTTTACAAATTCTTCAGTAGACATATTCAAAATTTCTTCTTGTTCTTCCTCAGATAAAGAAGAAATAATTTCTCTTAATTTAGGAATATTACCTGCCCCAAATGTTTCAAATAATTCTTCAGCCATTATAATTCCACCTCTTCAAATTTAATATATTCATTTAATAATGGTTAAATTCGTAAATCATATCTTTAAGAAAAAAAACAACAATATAAACTATTAAAGTTTTAATTTTAACTCTTCATTATTTATTTTAGCATAAATATCCTCTTTTAACCAATGATTTTTACAAGCTACATTATCTAACAATACACATTGTGGAGGAATTGATAAATTACTAGATTTCCATCCTCCAGAAATAAGATTTAATACACAAGTAATACCAATAATACTTAATTCTTCCATATCCTCTTTTTTTACACCATTAAATGCTGTTGATTCATGAGATATTATATAAACTTCATGGTTTGGATTATTTTTACATATTTTATATACATTACAATGAGAATTACAAAATGAACAAATACGACCTAATCTACTGTTTTTTGCTTTACATTTACTATTATTAGAATTCATACATGATGGCAATATTAATGCTTTTCTTTTTCTTTTATCATAATCATCCTTAAATATTCTATTCATTATTTCTGCACCTAACATATTTAAATGATATTCAAGTTCATGACCATGATAAAATATAATATCTTCCTTCATTAAATGAGTATCTCTATTATTATTAAGATATTTCTCTAAGTTATTAGTATACTCACCAAGGTATTTTCCACTATTTTCATAAAACCATTTAGTTATTTTAAGACAATCATCTAAGTCATGACTAAAGTTTTTAAAATGAGGTATTTGATCTACATAGTCTCCTGTTGCTTCTAAAAAATTTATAAGTAGATTTAAATTTTCTTTATTTAAATTATTATAATTCTTCTTAAAAGGTTTAAATAAAAATTTTGTTAAAAGTTTACCTCTTAATTCATCAATAAAAAGTTTATCTTCAGGAAATGCCCTACGATATTCTGATAAATTGCTTAATGCTTTATGAATATTATTATTTAAATCCATTGCAGTTGTACCATAAATATACCAGTAAACTCCAATACACAATGCTTCCAATATTTCCTCATCATCTCTAAAATTAAATTTTCTAGAGAATTCTAAGAATTCATCACAAAAAATTTTTATTTTAATATAATAATCTTCATTTAATTTATAAGGAAAAATTATTTCATCCATTTACTTCACCTTAACAGAGTTCAATATAAATTTAGCATGTTCTTCTGATTCTTTAAACAGATTATCTATTGAACTTTGAGGAATATCATCATATTTTGCACAGATTTCTAATAATAAATAAATCGGAAAACTATAATATTCTTTAGCTAAAAATTTTGGATTAGAATCTTTACGTATAATACCTTTTTCTTTTAAAATAGTGAAAAATTCATTCCAAAAAACTAATGGTTTAACAAGAATTTCATTTTGGAAGAATAACCTTATAGTTTCATTATAATTCATTTGTATAAATATTAATTTCCAAATTTTTAAATTTCTTTTACTAGATAATAATTCTTTAAAAGCTTCAGATCCTTTATGATAAAATATTTCTGGATTTTCAATTAATATTTTATTATCTTTACTTAGTAGGAACTCTTTACTATTAAGTAATTCATCTTCTTTAAAGAGATTTGTGAAGTATTCAAATATATCCATTAATATTGCTTCTTTTGATGGATAATGACTATATATTGAACTTTTTTTAATTCCTACTTCTTCTGCAATTTCTCTAAGGGATACTGAATCATAACCTTTTTTTGAAAATTGATTTAAAGCAACTTCAAAAATTTTTTCTTTAGTATTCATAAAAACAACCTACCATTCGTTAGGTATATTATTTTTTTAATAATATATAAAATTAATTATTTTAATAAATTTTTTAATTTATTAGAGTTTGTTGAAAACTATTTTTTATAAAAATTTAAACAATAATTAATGCTTTAAAA is a genomic window containing:
- a CDS encoding cation diffusion facilitator family transporter, which produces MIDNNIKQKENRDKIIVQTSVIGILVNIALAAFKAMAGIMSNSIAVTLDAVNNLSDALSSVVTIIGNKLASKEPDKEHPLGYGRIEYLSAMIVAAIVLYAGITSIVESIKKIITPTPADYSTLTLVIIAVAILVKLVLGAYVKHRGETAKSGALIASGADATFDAVLSLSVLLSAFIYIYTGISLEAYIGVLISLVIIKAGIEMIIDTLNDILGKRADPETAIKIKKLITGEPEVRGAYDLFINNYGPDKNYASVHIELPDTMTVEEVDILTRRLQRKLLNKMGVILTGVGVYSYNTQNDEIGNIRNNIMEKVMNHNWALQVHGFFVNLDKKEIRFDVVMSFDIDHKEGIEILKKEVKELYPNYHIDIVSDIDLTE
- a CDS encoding alpha/beta hydrolase, which translates into the protein MGKKLELTSEWDKVFPKSDKVNHKKVTFTNRFGITLAADLYEPKNYEGKLAAIAISGPFGAVKEQSSGLYAQILAERGFLTIAFDPSFTGESGGNPRYVASIDINTEDFQAAVDFLSVQDNVDSERIGILGICGWGGMALNAAAIDTRIKATVTSTMYDMPRVTAYGYFDSVDENGRYEMKKELNNQRTEDFKNGTYKRAGGVVDPVPEDAPLFVKQYHDYYKTERGYHKRSLNSNDGWNITSSLSLINTPILRFGSEIKSPILMIHGEEAHSCYFSKDCFEKLSGDNKELYIIPGAVHVDLYDNLDVIPFDKIEKFYIDNL
- a CDS encoding DUF116 domain-containing protein, which produces MDEIIFPYKLNEDYYIKIKIFCDEFLEFSRKFNFRDDEEILEALCIGVYWYIYGTTAMDLNNNIHKALSNLSEYRRAFPEDKLFIDELRGKLLTKFLFKPFKKNYNNLNKENLNLLINFLEATGDYVDQIPHFKNFSHDLDDCLKITKWFYENSGKYLGEYTNNLEKYLNNNRDTHLMKEDIIFYHGHELEYHLNMLGAEIMNRIFKDDYDKRKRKALILPSCMNSNNSKCKAKNSRLGRICSFCNSHCNVYKICKNNPNHEVYIISHESTAFNGVKKEDMEELSIIGITCVLNLISGGWKSSNLSIPPQCVLLDNVACKNHWLKEDIYAKINNEELKLKL
- a CDS encoding TetR/AcrR family transcriptional regulator — its product is MNTKEKIFEVALNQFSKKGYDSVSLREIAEEVGIKKSSIYSHYPSKEAILMDIFEYFTNLFKEDELLNSKEFLLSKDNKILIENPEIFYHKGSEAFKELLSSKRNLKIWKLIFIQMNYNETIRLFFQNEILVKPLVFWNEFFTILKEKGIIRKDSNPKFLAKEYYSFPIYLLLEICAKYDDIPQSSIDNLFKESEEHAKFILNSVKVK